The following proteins are encoded in a genomic region of Opitutus sp.:
- a CDS encoding MEKHLA domain-containing protein yields the protein MHPSIKSTGLSPAHAKCLVRSYAHFTGRKLIQDQASDAELVQALDEAPFVVVSHGTEADPVLNYGNATALALWEMSWAEFTRTPSRLTAEAPNREERARLLAAVSAHGFIDNYSGVRISKTGRRFLITQATVWNLLTDDGQPCGQAASFNSWTWL from the coding sequence ATGCACCCGTCGATTAAATCCACTGGGTTGAGCCCCGCACACGCCAAATGCCTGGTGCGCAGTTACGCCCACTTCACCGGCCGGAAGCTCATTCAGGATCAAGCGTCCGACGCAGAACTGGTGCAGGCACTCGACGAGGCGCCGTTTGTTGTCGTTTCCCACGGAACGGAGGCCGATCCGGTTTTGAATTATGGCAACGCCACCGCGCTGGCGCTCTGGGAAATGAGCTGGGCTGAGTTTACCCGAACGCCGTCTCGCCTGACTGCGGAAGCGCCCAACCGCGAAGAACGCGCGCGGCTTTTGGCGGCGGTGAGCGCCCACGGTTTTATTGATAACTATTCGGGGGTTCGCATCTCCAAAACCGGCCGCCGCTTCCTCATCACGCAGGCCACCGTTTGGAACCTGCTCACCGATGACGGGCAGCCCTGCGGCCAAGCCGCCAGTTTCAACTCGTGGACGTGGCTGTAG
- a CDS encoding YdcF family protein, with protein sequence MPLPFSIVLIVTGLLLLRFSRRRTLGRILAVCGGVWLLACGNVGFGTWLVRGLEGQFPAQPVLTAESPPPPALSRCHFVAVLGGGHCVQPGWSANQQLSASALARIVEGVRLVRQLPHAKLVVSGPRDDREGGPTHAALLHEVAVALGVPDERIVKIDTARDTEQEALTLRGVVGGGPVALVTSAWHLPRAMALCRVQGLDVLACPTDYAARPPRLRPVDFLSWNLGGLERSTKAVYEYIGASWSRLRGRA encoded by the coding sequence ATGCCCCTCCCCTTCTCGATCGTGCTGATCGTAACGGGGCTTTTGCTCCTGCGCTTCAGCCGCCGCCGCACCCTGGGGCGGATCTTGGCCGTTTGCGGCGGGGTTTGGCTGCTGGCCTGCGGAAACGTCGGCTTTGGCACGTGGCTGGTGCGCGGCCTCGAAGGCCAGTTTCCTGCGCAACCGGTGCTCACCGCCGAATCGCCGCCACCCCCGGCGCTCTCGCGCTGCCACTTTGTCGCCGTTCTTGGCGGCGGGCATTGCGTTCAGCCGGGGTGGTCGGCCAACCAGCAACTGAGTGCCTCGGCGTTGGCGCGCATCGTCGAGGGCGTCCGGCTGGTCCGGCAGTTGCCCCACGCCAAATTGGTCGTCAGCGGGCCGCGCGACGACCGCGAGGGAGGTCCGACCCACGCTGCGCTCCTGCATGAGGTGGCGGTGGCTCTGGGCGTGCCCGACGAACGCATTGTCAAAATTGATACCGCTCGGGATACCGAACAGGAGGCACTCACGTTGCGCGGCGTGGTCGGCGGGGGGCCGGTGGCGTTGGTCACCTCCGCCTGGCACCTGCCGCGGGCGATGGCGTTGTGCCGCGTGCAGGGCCTCGACGTGCTCGCCTGCCCGACCGATTACGCGGCCCGCCCACCCCGCCTGCGGCCGGTGGATTTCCTCAGCTGGAACCTCGGCGGGCTCGAGCGGAGCACCAAGGCGGTTTACGAATATATCGGGGCAAGCTGGTCACGGTTGCGGGGCCGGGCCTGA
- a CDS encoding transposase, which translates to MPPFLPPEKAHPEGESENPDHKATPSDAAEVLIVDTPGGRFRAQFAPELPVSPLGALVFFTQYLCATGGFEALVADTPLCYSSNRAHRPRDVIGTLLLGMLSGHYRYAHLAALRGDDIAPSLLGLKSIVSEDCVRRALARIGAEQGQDWLRRHLDQTCHGFLDNQWILDIDVTIKPIYGRQEGASIGYNPQKPGRPSHAYHTYWIATLRLCLDVEVHPGDQSAAGHGFAGLWALIDRLPAERRPHLLRGDCAYGQEALLSEAEARKLNYLFKLRRTAKARELVAALERTTTTAWTDAGQGWQGCESCLRLQGWNRARRVVVLRRRLNDQRHPRARRRLVREQADHALLLNIPDAAACEPIIYEHQILVTSLPYEILTLATLYRERGGAENPFDELKNQWSWSGFTSQELNSCQHAARLAALVYNWWTLYHRLLQPGQHHEAVSTRPRLLCGATRQSEHSGQRRLDVRLSHAEAPRLSELITKLARWLHGILHNAEQWSVAQRWGQIVARILQENFPVLGPEPPLATAPS; encoded by the coding sequence ATGCCGCCGTTTTTACCGCCGGAAAAAGCTCACCCCGAGGGTGAGTCAGAAAACCCTGATCACAAGGCAACGCCAAGCGATGCCGCCGAGGTGTTGATTGTGGATACACCCGGAGGACGTTTTCGTGCGCAGTTCGCCCCAGAGTTGCCGGTGAGCCCCTTGGGGGCACTGGTGTTTTTCACGCAGTACTTGTGTGCGACAGGAGGCTTCGAGGCACTGGTTGCGGACACGCCGCTTTGTTACAGCAGCAACCGCGCACACCGCCCTCGCGACGTGATTGGAACCCTGCTTTTGGGGATGCTCTCCGGGCACTATCGCTACGCGCACCTCGCGGCCCTGCGCGGCGACGACATTGCCCCGAGCCTGCTCGGACTTAAGTCGATTGTCAGCGAGGATTGTGTGCGCCGGGCGCTGGCTCGCATCGGTGCCGAGCAGGGGCAGGACTGGTTGCGGCGTCACCTCGACCAAACCTGTCATGGGTTTTTGGATAACCAGTGGATCCTCGACATCGATGTCACCATCAAGCCCATCTATGGACGTCAGGAAGGTGCCAGCATCGGCTATAACCCGCAAAAGCCCGGACGCCCCAGCCACGCCTACCACACCTACTGGATCGCCACCTTGCGCCTGTGTCTGGACGTGGAGGTGCACCCCGGCGATCAATCCGCCGCCGGACATGGTTTTGCGGGGCTGTGGGCGCTCATCGACCGACTGCCAGCCGAGCGCCGGCCCCATCTTTTGCGCGGTGACTGCGCCTATGGCCAGGAGGCGCTGCTCAGTGAAGCTGAAGCGCGTAAACTCAACTATTTGTTCAAACTGCGCCGCACCGCCAAGGCCCGCGAGCTGGTGGCCGCGCTTGAACGCACCACCACCACCGCTTGGACCGACGCCGGACAAGGCTGGCAGGGCTGCGAAAGCTGCCTGCGCCTGCAAGGCTGGAACCGGGCCCGACGTGTGGTGGTCTTGCGCCGTCGCCTCAACGACCAACGCCACCCCCGGGCCCGCCGCCGCCTCGTGCGCGAGCAAGCCGACCACGCTTTGCTGCTGAACATCCCCGACGCGGCCGCCTGCGAGCCGATCATCTACGAACATCAGATCCTCGTTACGAGCCTGCCCTACGAGATCCTTACCCTTGCCACCCTGTATCGGGAACGTGGGGGCGCGGAAAACCCCTTCGACGAGCTCAAGAACCAGTGGAGCTGGTCGGGGTTTACCTCCCAGGAGCTAAACTCCTGTCAGCACGCCGCGCGTTTGGCCGCACTGGTTTACAACTGGTGGACGCTCTATCACCGCCTGCTTCAACCCGGTCAGCACCACGAGGCGGTGAGTACACGTCCCCGTCTGCTCTGCGGAGCGACCCGGCAGAGCGAACACTCCGGTCAACGCCGCCTGGACGTGCGCTTGAGCCATGCCGAGGCACCTCGCCTGAGTGAACTCATCACAAAGCTGGCCAGATGGTTACATGGTATCCTTCATAATGCGGAGCAATGGAGTGTCGCCCAGCGCTGGGGGCAAATCGTAGCGAGGATTTTACAGGAAAACTTCCCTGTACTCGGCCCTGAACCGCCTTTGGCCACCGCCCCAAGCTGA
- a CDS encoding ABC transporter permease, whose product MNARTIWVVYCKELCEALRDRRTLISMFLVPAVIMPAIVFLFGAATHKIAQKAREETPVVAVLGGDDSPLVRAALQAHSGLAVQPAPADWRDAIAQKRLRAVVEIPAGFEAALADQRPAQVNLFFYEGEFKSGFAVAELRRFFVEQREQALAARLVAHDLPAGFARPFEISTENVAPPEKVGGNTFGGFIPYVLILLSFAGVIYPAIDLMAGEKERGTLETLLSSPAARSDLVLGKFFLVLTVSLTTVACSLASMAGALFAGGLALVGSGRLAAGLAGGGGVSGAGGASVATLPTLDPVGLLGVVGLVVPLAVLFAAAALAISSFARSQKEAQTYLAPLSMVVLLPAAAGLLPGVELDGLLALVPVLNVALACKALVSGVWPWGQLALIFGSTCVYAGVALAACVAMFRRESVLFRS is encoded by the coding sequence ATGAACGCCCGCACCATTTGGGTGGTTTACTGCAAGGAGCTTTGCGAAGCCCTGCGCGACCGGCGCACCTTGATTTCCATGTTTTTGGTGCCGGCGGTGATCATGCCGGCGATCGTGTTTTTGTTCGGCGCGGCGACGCACAAAATCGCCCAAAAGGCCCGCGAGGAAACCCCCGTGGTGGCGGTGCTCGGTGGCGACGATTCGCCGCTCGTGCGCGCCGCCTTGCAGGCCCACAGCGGGCTCGCCGTGCAGCCCGCGCCGGCGGACTGGCGCGACGCGATCGCGCAAAAACGCCTGCGTGCCGTAGTGGAGATTCCGGCGGGCTTCGAGGCGGCGCTGGCCGACCAGCGGCCCGCGCAGGTGAATTTGTTTTTTTATGAGGGCGAGTTTAAGTCGGGGTTCGCGGTGGCTGAGTTGCGGCGGTTTTTCGTCGAGCAACGCGAGCAGGCGCTGGCGGCGCGACTGGTGGCGCACGACCTGCCGGCGGGTTTTGCGCGCCCCTTTGAAATCAGCACCGAAAACGTCGCTCCGCCCGAAAAGGTCGGCGGCAACACCTTTGGCGGGTTTATTCCCTACGTGCTCATTCTGCTCAGTTTTGCCGGCGTGATTTACCCGGCGATCGACCTGATGGCGGGCGAGAAGGAGCGCGGCACCCTCGAAACGCTCCTGAGCAGTCCTGCGGCGCGCAGCGATCTGGTTTTGGGGAAATTTTTCTTGGTGCTGACCGTTTCGCTGACGACGGTGGCGTGTTCGCTGGCGTCGATGGCGGGGGCGCTGTTTGCGGGCGGTCTGGCGTTGGTGGGTTCGGGGCGACTCGCGGCGGGGCTGGCGGGCGGTGGAGGTGTCAGCGGGGCAGGGGGGGCAAGCGTCGCGACGCTGCCGACGCTCGATCCGGTGGGGCTGCTCGGGGTGGTGGGACTGGTGGTGCCGCTGGCCGTGTTGTTTGCGGCGGCGGCGCTGGCGATCTCGTCGTTCGCCCGCTCGCAAAAAGAGGCCCAAACCTACCTGGCACCGCTCAGTATGGTGGTGTTGTTACCGGCGGCGGCGGGATTGCTACCTGGGGTGGAGCTGGACGGCCTGCTCGCGCTGGTGCCGGTGCTCAACGTGGCGCTGGCGTGCAAGGCGCTCGTATCCGGAGTCTGGCCGTGGGGACAACTGGCGCTGATTTTCGGGTCAACCTGCGTGTATGCAGGCGTGGCGTTAGCGGCGTGTGTGGCGATGTTCCGCCGCGAAAGCGTCCTTTTCCGCTCGTAG
- a CDS encoding ATP-binding cassette domain-containing protein codes for MIEARHLSKIFRDRKRGEVRAVDDVSFTCEAGRIYGLLGANGAGKTTTLRLLATLLSPSSGSATIAGCDVVAHPDRVRARVGFLAASTALYARLTARETIAYFGRLHGLDAPRIAERTAQLSAELGMDDFLDRRVGTFSTGMKQKTSIARTLVHDPDVLILDEPTLGLDVMAARGIVRFVRECRDRGKTVIYSTHIMSEVEKLCDRVGIIHGGRLLAEGTLGELREHHGEHDLEEIFVKVAGGDDTNLRSR; via the coding sequence ATGATCGAAGCGCGCCATCTGTCCAAAATCTTTCGCGACCGCAAACGCGGCGAGGTCCGGGCCGTCGATGACGTTTCCTTTACCTGCGAAGCGGGGCGCATTTACGGCCTACTCGGTGCCAACGGCGCGGGCAAAACCACCACCTTGCGTCTGCTCGCCACCTTGCTCTCGCCTTCCAGCGGCTCCGCAACAATCGCCGGTTGTGACGTCGTCGCCCACCCCGATCGGGTGCGCGCGCGGGTCGGCTTTCTTGCCGCCAGCACCGCCCTGTACGCACGTCTTACCGCGCGCGAAACCATCGCCTATTTCGGCCGCCTCCACGGGCTCGACGCCCCCCGCATCGCCGAGCGCACCGCTCAATTGTCCGCCGAGCTCGGCATGGACGACTTTCTCGACCGGCGCGTGGGCACCTTTTCCACCGGCATGAAGCAGAAAACCTCCATCGCGCGCACCCTCGTGCACGATCCTGACGTGCTCATTTTGGACGAGCCCACGCTCGGTCTCGATGTGATGGCGGCGCGCGGCATCGTGCGCTTTGTGCGCGAGTGCCGCGACCGGGGAAAGACGGTGATTTACTCGACGCACATCATGAGCGAAGTGGAAAAACTCTGCGACCGGGTGGGCATTATCCATGGCGGGCGCCTGCTCGCCGAGGGCACGCTGGGGGAGTTGCGCGAGCACCACGGTGAACACGATCTGGAGGAGATTTTCGTCAAAGTGGCCGGCGGGGATGATACCAATTTACGTTCAAGATGA
- the phnE gene encoding phosphonate ABC transporter, permease protein PhnE, with the protein MNARDPSLPPPSNAPSSSPLAGLEPVHGPSGSASLASPPEPPRLPELRWYERLNVLGVSLIIFLLACAASTPALRGSGRQLDYVGNLRRFLGYFVPPDFSVWPETLRALGETAQIAVMATAFAIVLALPLGVAGARTLAPRWLVSVSRMLLNVIRTVPSLIWALIGVAIVGANPLAGVIGLTFYSVGYLGKFFSDAFESVDLEVARGLRAIGASRLQAFQHGVWPHAKPLVWSYVLWMIEYNLRSAAIIGYVGAGGLGVQLAGYQEYYQWEKFATVLLFILVLVTTLDVLGEWIRSRITRKLPRSRA; encoded by the coding sequence ATGAACGCCCGCGACCCGTCCCTTCCGCCCCCTTCGAACGCCCCGTCTTCCTCCCCGTTGGCGGGTCTCGAACCCGTCCACGGTCCGTCCGGCAGTGCGTCCCTAGCCAGTCCGCCCGAGCCGCCTCGGTTACCCGAACTTCGCTGGTATGAACGGCTCAATGTGCTGGGGGTTTCCCTGATCATTTTCCTGCTCGCCTGCGCCGCCTCGACCCCGGCGCTGCGTGGGTCCGGCCGTCAGCTCGACTATGTGGGCAACTTGCGACGTTTCCTCGGTTACTTTGTGCCGCCGGATTTTTCGGTTTGGCCGGAGACCCTGCGCGCGCTCGGTGAAACCGCGCAGATCGCGGTCATGGCGACGGCCTTTGCCATTGTGCTCGCGCTCCCGCTCGGGGTGGCCGGCGCCCGCACACTCGCCCCGCGTTGGCTGGTGAGCGTCTCGCGCATGCTGCTCAATGTTATCCGCACGGTGCCCAGCCTGATCTGGGCGCTCATCGGCGTGGCCATCGTGGGGGCCAATCCTCTGGCTGGGGTGATCGGGCTGACGTTTTACAGCGTGGGGTATTTGGGGAAATTTTTCAGCGACGCGTTTGAGTCGGTGGATTTGGAGGTCGCCCGGGGACTGCGCGCGATTGGTGCCAGTCGCCTGCAGGCCTTCCAGCACGGTGTGTGGCCGCACGCCAAGCCGCTGGTCTGGAGCTACGTGCTGTGGATGATCGAGTACAATCTGCGCTCGGCTGCGATCATCGGTTATGTCGGCGCCGGTGGCCTCGGCGTGCAACTGGCCGGATACCAAGAATATTACCAATGGGAAAAGTTCGCCACGGTGCTCCTGTTTATCCTGGTGCTGGTGACGACCCTCGACGTGCTCGGCGAGTGGATTCGCAGCCGCATCACCCGTAAACTGCCCCGCTCCCGGGCCTGA